The following proteins are encoded in a genomic region of Jaculus jaculus isolate mJacJac1 chromosome 13, mJacJac1.mat.Y.cur, whole genome shotgun sequence:
- the Ppp1cc gene encoding serine/threonine-protein phosphatase PP1-gamma catalytic subunit, with protein MADIDKLNIDSIIQRLLEVRGSKPGKNVQLQENEIRGLCLKSREIFLSQPILLELEAPLKICGDIHGQYYDLLRLFEYGGFPPESNYLFLGDYVDRGKQSLETICLLLAYKIKYPENFFLLRGNHECASINRIYGFYDECKRRYNIKLWKTFTDCFNCLPIAAIVDEKIFCCHGGLSPDLQSMEQIRRIMRPTDVPDQGLLCDLLWSDPDKDVLGWGENDRGVSFTFGAEVVAKFLHKHDLDLICRAHQVVEDGYEFFAKRQLVTLFSAPNYCGEFDNAGAMMSVDETLMCSFQILKPAEKKKPNATRPVTPPRVGSGLNPSIQKASNYRNNTVLYE; from the exons TGAGAGGGTCGAAGCCAGGTAAGAATGTCCAGCTACAGGAGAATGAAATCCGAGGACTATGCTTAAAGTCTCGAGAGATCTTCCTCAGTCAACCTATCCTCCTAGAGCTTGAAGCACCACTCAAAATCTGTG GTGACATCCACGGACAATACTATGATTTGCTTCGACTGTTTGAATATGGTGGCTTCCCGCCAGAAAGCAACTATCTGTTTCTCGGGGACTATGTGGACAGGGGGAAGCAGTCATTGGAGACTATCTGCCTCTTACTGGCCTACAAAATCAAATATCCTGAGAACTTTTTCCTTCTCAGAGGGAACCACGAGTGTGCCAGCATCAATAGAATTTATGGATTTTACGACGAAT GTAAAAGAAGATACAACATTAAACTATGGAAAACATTCACAGACTGTTTTAACTGTTTACCGATAGCAGCCATCGTGGATGAGAAGATATTCTGCTGTCATGGAG GTTTATCACCAGATCTTCAATCTATGGAGCAGATTCGGCGAATTATGCGACCTACTGATGTACCAGATCAAGGTCTTCTTTGTGATCTTTTGTGGTCTGACCCCGATAAAGATGTCTTAGGCTGGGGtgaaaatgacagaggagtgtccttCACATTTGGTGCAGAAGTGGTTGCAAAATTTCTCCATAAGCATGATTTGGATCTTATATGTAGAGCCCATCAG GTGGTTGAAGATGGATATGAATTTTTTGCAAAAAGGCAGTTGGTCACTCTGTTTTCTGCACCCAATTATTGTGGAGAGTTTGACAATGCAGGCGCCATGATGAGTGTGGATGAGACGCTGATGTGCTCCTTTCAG ATTTTAAAGCCTGCAGAGAAAAAGAAGCCCAATGCCACAAGACCCGTCACACCTCCAAGGG TTGGATCAGGCCTGAACCCGTCCATTCAGAAAGCTTCAAATTATAGAAACAATACTGTTCTATACGAGTGA